A genomic segment from Capra hircus breed San Clemente chromosome 7, ASM170441v1, whole genome shotgun sequence encodes:
- the CAMSAP3 gene encoding calmodulin-regulated spectrin-associated protein 3 isoform X2 has translation MVEAAPPGPGPLRRTFLVPEIKSLDQYDFSRAKAAASLAWVLRAAFGGAEHVPSELWEPFYTDQYAQEHVKPPVTRLLLSAELYCRAWRQALPQLEAPPNPSALLALLARRGTVPALPERPVQEADLRHQPILMGAHLAVIDALMVAFAFEWTKTLPGPLALASLEHKLLFWVDTTIRRLQEKTEQEAAQRASPAAPADGVAPAQPSHAIAFCLKESGSKPPMIRYRKDRAVARRAPCFPTVTSLQDLASGAALAATIHCYCPQLLRLEEVCLKDPMSVADSLYNLQLVQDFCASRLPRGCPLSLEDLLYVPPPLKVNLMVLLAELFTCFEVLKPDFVQVKDLPDGHAASPQATEASTPQNNSGSSSPVFNFRHPLLSPGGPQSPLRGSTGSLKSSPSMSHMEALGKAWNRQLSRPLSQAVSFSTPFGLDSDVDVVMGDPVLLRSVSSDSLGPQRPVPARTPAQPPPETGDLPTIEEALQIIHSAEPRLLPDGAADGSFYLHSPEGSSKLPLASPYPPEGTSKPLPEGPTKVPAYLPHPEGPSKPAPCPAGEVSKPPALPEGSPKVATSSPAASNSEVKMTSFAERKKQLVKAEVEAGSPVATPGAPEALSSEMSELGARLEEKRRAIEAQKRRIEAIFAKHRQRLGKNAFLQVQPREAGGEAEAELGPAPGGERPAGEGQGEPSPRPKAVTFSPELGPVPPEGLGDYNRAVSKLSAALNSLQRDMQRLTDQQQRLLAPPEPSAAAPTPAAAAWVIPGPTTGPKAASPSPARRTPAARRSHGPGPSPGPSPTPRSPKHARPAELRLAPLTRVLTPPHDVDSLPHLRKFSPSQVPVQTRSSILLAEGPPPEEPAARPGLIEIPLSSLEEPAAEDEGDGSPPGAEDSLEEEASSEGEPRTGLGFFYKDEDKPEDEMAQKRASLLERQQRRAEEARRRKQWQEAEKEQRREEASRLAQEEVAPSPPAPTAPTASAATPAPAARAPPEEEVGPRRGEFTRLEYERRAQLKLMDDLDKVLRPRAAGSGGPGRGGRRAPRPRSGCCDDSALARSPARGLLGSRLSKIYSQSTLSLSTVANEAPGSLGVKRPTSRAPSPSGLMSPSRLPGSREREWDNGSNASSPASVPEYTGPRLYKEPSAKSNKFIIHNALSHCCLAGKVNEPQKNRILEEIEKSKANHFLILFRDSSCQFRALYTLSAETEELSRLAGYGPRTVTPAMVEGIYKYNSDRKRFTQIPAKTMSMSVDAFTIQGHLWQSKKPTTPKKGSSTPK, from the exons ATGGTGGAGGCGGCGCCCCCGGGGCCCGGGCCGCTGCGGAGGACCTTCCTGGTGCCCGAGATCAAGTCGCTGGACCAGTACGATTTCTCGCGGGCCAAGGCGGCGGCCAGCCTGGCGTGGGTGCTGCGGGCCGCGTTCGGGGGCGCAG AGCATGTGCCCTCGGAGCTGTGGGAGCCCTTCTACACGGATCAGTACGCCCAGGAGCACGTGAAGCCCCCGGTGACAAGGCTGCTGCTCTCGGCTGAGCTGTACTGCCGGGCCTGGCGCCAGGCGCTGCCTCAGCTCGAAGCACCCCCTAACCCCTCTGCGCTTCTGGCACTGCTGGCACGGAGGGGCACAGTGCCCGCGCTGCCCGAGCGCCCGGTGCAGGAGGCCGACCTGAGGCACCAGCCTATCCTCATG GGAGCCCACCTAGCTGTCATTGATGCCCTCATGGTTGCCTTCGCCTTCGAGTGGACAAAGACACTGCCTGGTCCCTTGGCCCTAGCCAGCTTGGAGCACAAGCTCCTTTTCTGGGTAGACACG ACCATCCGGCGGCTGCAGGAGAAGACGGAGCAGGAAGCTGCCCAGAGAGCATCTCCGGCGGCCCCTGCAGATGGGGTGGCCCCAGCGCAGCCTTCG CACGCAATTGCCTTCTGTTTGAAGGAGTCGGGGAGCAAACCCCCCATG ATTCGATATCGCAAGGACCGCGCGGTGGCCCGACGTGCCCCCTGCTTTCCGACGGTGACCAGCCTCCAGGACCTGGCAAGTGGGGCTGCGCTGGCTGCCACAATCCACTGCTACTGCCCCCAGCTCTTGCGGCTTGAGG AGGTGTGCCTCAAGGACCCCATGTCTGTGGCAGACAGCCTGTACAACCTCCAGCTGGTGCAGGACTTTTGTGCCTCCCGCCTCCCTCGGGGTTGCCCGCTGTCCTTGGAGGACCTTCTCTATGTCCCACCGCCCCTCAAG GTCAACCTGATGGTGCTGCTGGCTGAGTTGTTCACGTGCTTCGAGGTGCTGAAGCCCGACTTCGTGCAGGTCAAGGATCTGCCTGATGGTCACG CCGCCTCCCCCCAGGCCACAGAGGCCTCTACTCCCCAGAACAACAGCGGCAGCAG CTCTCCTGTCTTCAATTTCCGCCATCCACTCCTGTCACCTGGGGGCCCCCAGTCCCCACTCCGAGGATCCACAG GCTCGCTGAAGTCCTCCCCGTCCATGTCCCACATGGAGGCCCTCGGCAAAGCCTGGAACCGTCAGCTCAG CCGTCCCCTTTCCCAGGCTGTGTCGTTCAGCACCCCCTTTGGCCTGGACAGCGACGTGGATGTTGTCATGGGAGACCCCGTCCTACTGCGCTCCGTCAGCTCAGACAGCCTGGGTCCCCAGCGCCCTGTGCCAGCCCGGACCCCCGCACAGCCACCCCCGGAGACTGGCGACCTGCCTACCATCGAGGAGGCCCTGCAGATCATCCACAGTGCCGAGCCCCGGCTGCTGCCAGACGGGGCTGCCGATGGCAGCTTCTACCTCCACTCCCCCGAGGGGTCCTCCAAACTGCCGCTGGCTTCCCCCTACCCACCAGAGGGCACCTCAAAACCACTGCCTGAGGGGCCCACCAAAGTACCTGCCTACTTGCCCCACCCCGAGGGCCCCTCAAAACCGGCTCCCTGCCCAGCTGGGGAGGTATCAAAACCACCAGCCCTGCCTGAGGGCTCCCCAAAGGTGGCAACTTCGTCCCCAGCAGCCAGCAACTCTGAAGTGAAGATGACCAGCTTTGCTGAACGCAAGAAGCAGCTGGTGAAGGCTGAGGTCGAGGCTGGGTCCCCGGTGGCTACCCCAGGGGCACCGGAGGCCCTGAGCTCGGAGATGAGTGAGCTTGGAGCCCGGCTAGAGGAGAAACGCCGGGCCATTGAGGCCCAGAAGCGACGGATTGAGGCCATCTTTGCCAAGCACCGCCAGCGACTGGGCAAGAATGCTTTCCTGCAGGTGCAGCCCCGGGAGGCCGGTGGGGAAGCGGAGGCAGAGCTAGGCCCGGCCCCTGGCGGGGAGCGGCCAGCGGGTGAGGGCCAGGGTGAGCCGTCCCCACGGCCAAAGGCGGTGACCTTCTCACCAGAACTGGGCCCGGTGCCCCCCGAAGGACTGGGGGACTATAACCGGGCAGTGAGCAAGCTGAGTGCAGCGCTGAACTCTCTGCAACGGGACATGCAGAGGCTCACAGACCAGCAGCAGCGGCTCCTGGCCCCACCCGAGCCCTCCGCGGCTGCCCCTACTCCTGCTGCCGCCGCGTGGGTCATCCCTGGTCCCACAACGGGCCCCAAAGCTGCATCCCCCAGCCCCGCCCGGCGCACCCCAGCTGCCCGGCGCAGCCACGGGCCGGGCCCCAGCCCCGGCCCCAGCCCCACACCCCGCAGCCCCAAACACGCGCGGCCAGCAGAGCTGCGGCTGGCACCCCTGACCAGGGTGCTCACTCCCCCACACGACGTGGACAGCCTTCCCCACCTGCGCAAGTTCTCGCCGAGCCAGGTGCCGGTGCAGACGCGCTCCTCCATCCTCCTGGCTGAGGGGCCGCCCCCTGAGGAGCCTGCAGCACGGCCTGGCCTCATCGAGATCCCACTGAGCAGCTTGGAGGAGCCAGCGGCTGAGGACGAGGGAGATGGGAGCCCCCCTGGGGCTGAGGACTCCTTAGAGGAGGAAGCGTCTTCAGAGGGAGAGCCCCGCACCGGACTGGGCTTCTTCTATAAG GATGAAGACAAGCCCGAGGACGAGATGGCCCAGAAGCGGGCCAGCCTGCTGGAGCGGCAGCAGCGGCGAGCAGAGGAGGCGAGGCGGAGGAAACAGTGGCAGGAGGCCGAGAAGGAGCAGCGGAGGGAGGAGGCCTCGAG GCTGGCCCAGGAGGAGGTGGCCCCCAGCCCCCCTGCACCCACAGCTCCTACGGCCTCTGCTGCAACCCCAGCCCCAGCTGCCCGGGCCCCCCCTGAGGAGGAGGTGGGCCCCCGGCGGGGGGAGTTCACACGGCTGGAGTATGAACGCCGGGCCCAGCTGAAGTTGATGGACGATCTTGATAAGGTGCTGCGGCCCCGGGCAGCGGGGAGTGGGGGGCCGGGCCGCGGCGGTCGGAGGGCCCCTCGGCCACGCTCTGGTTGCTGTGATGACTCGGCCCTGGCTCGGAGCCCAGCCCGTGGACTGCTGG GCTCTCGGCTCAGCAAAATCTACTCTCAGTCCACCCTGTCTCTGTCCACGGTGGCCAACGAGGCCCCCGGTAGCCTTGGCGTGAAGAGGCCCACGTCTCG GGCTCCATCTCCATCTGGCCTCATGTCCCCGAGCCGCCTGCCCGGCAGCCGTGAACGTGAGTGGGACAATGGCAGCAACGCATCTTCCCCGGCCTCAGTGCCTGAGTATACGG GTCCGCGGCTGTACAAGGAGCCGAGTGCCAAGTCCAACAAGTTCATCATCCACAATGCCCTGTCACACTGCTGCCTGGCAGGCAAGGTGAATGAGCCACAGAAGAACCGCATTCTTGAG GAGATCGAGAAGAGCAAGGCCAACCACTTCCTGATCCTCTTCCGCGACTCGAGCTGCCAGTTCCGGGCCCTGTACACGCTGTCCGCAGAAACGGAGGAGCTGTCACGGCTGGCGGGCTACGGCCCCCGCACGGTCACACCAGCCATGGTCGAGGGCATCTACAAGTACAACTCAGACCGCAAGCGCTTCACGCAGATCCCCGCCAAGACCATGTCCATGAGCGTGGATGCCTTCACCATCCAGGGACACCTCTGGCAGAGCAAGAAGCCCACCACCCCCAAGAAGGGCAGCAGCACCCCCAAATAG
- the CAMSAP3 gene encoding calmodulin-regulated spectrin-associated protein 3 isoform X3, which yields MVEAAPPGPGPLRRTFLVPEIKSLDQYDFSRAKAAASLAWVLRAAFGGAEHVPSELWEPFYTDQYAQEHVKPPVTRLLLSAELYCRAWRQALPQLEAPPNPSALLALLARRGTVPALPERPVQEADLRHQPILMGAHLAVIDALMVAFAFEWTKTLPGPLALASLEHKLLFWVDTTIRRLQEKTEQEAAQRASPAAPADGVAPAQPSCPTRWYWKLVPIRYRKDRAVARRAPCFPTVTSLQDLASGAALAATIHCYCPQLLRLEEVCLKDPMSVADSLYNLQLVQDFCASRLPRGCPLSLEDLLYVPPPLKVNLMVLLAELFTCFEVLKPDFVQVKDLPDGHAASPQATEASTPQNNSGSSSPVFNFRHPLLSPGGPQSPLRGSTGSLKSSPSMSHMEALGKAWNRQLSRPLSQAVSFSTPFGLDSDVDVVMGDPVLLRSVSSDSLGPQRPVPARTPAQPPPETGDLPTIEEALQIIHSAEPRLLPDGAADGSFYLHSPEGSSKLPLASPYPPEGTSKPLPEGPTKVPAYLPHPEGPSKPAPCPAGEVSKPPALPEGSPKVATSSPAASNSEVKMTSFAERKKQLVKAEVEAGSPVATPGAPEALSSEMSELGARLEEKRRAIEAQKRRIEAIFAKHRQRLGKNAFLQVQPREAGGEAEAELGPAPGGERPAGEGQGEPSPRPKAVTFSPELGPVPPEGLGDYNRAVSKLSAALNSLQRDMQRLTDQQQRLLAPPEPSAAAPTPAAAAWVIPGPTTGPKAASPSPARRTPAARRSHGPGPSPGPSPTPRSPKHARPAELRLAPLTRVLTPPHDVDSLPHLRKFSPSQVPVQTRSSILLAEGPPPEEPAARPGLIEIPLSSLEEPAAEDEGDGSPPGAEDSLEEEASSEGEPRTGLGFFYKDEDKPEDEMAQKRASLLERQQRRAEEARRRKQWQEAEKEQRREEASRLAQEEVAPSPPAPTAPTASAATPAPAARAPPEEEVGPRRGEFTRLEYERRAQLKLMDDLDKVLRPRAAGSGGPGRGGRRAPRPRSGCCDDSALARSPARGLLGSRLSKIYSQSTLSLSTVANEAPGSLGVKRPTSRAPSPSGLMSPSRLPGSREREWDNGSNASSPASVPEYTGPRLYKEPSAKSNKFIIHNALSHCCLAGKVNEPQKNRILEEIEKSKANHFLILFRDSSCQFRALYTLSAETEELSRLAGYGPRTVTPAMVEGIYKYNSDRKRFTQIPAKTMSMSVDAFTIQGHLWQSKKPTTPKKGSSTPK from the exons ATGGTGGAGGCGGCGCCCCCGGGGCCCGGGCCGCTGCGGAGGACCTTCCTGGTGCCCGAGATCAAGTCGCTGGACCAGTACGATTTCTCGCGGGCCAAGGCGGCGGCCAGCCTGGCGTGGGTGCTGCGGGCCGCGTTCGGGGGCGCAG AGCATGTGCCCTCGGAGCTGTGGGAGCCCTTCTACACGGATCAGTACGCCCAGGAGCACGTGAAGCCCCCGGTGACAAGGCTGCTGCTCTCGGCTGAGCTGTACTGCCGGGCCTGGCGCCAGGCGCTGCCTCAGCTCGAAGCACCCCCTAACCCCTCTGCGCTTCTGGCACTGCTGGCACGGAGGGGCACAGTGCCCGCGCTGCCCGAGCGCCCGGTGCAGGAGGCCGACCTGAGGCACCAGCCTATCCTCATG GGAGCCCACCTAGCTGTCATTGATGCCCTCATGGTTGCCTTCGCCTTCGAGTGGACAAAGACACTGCCTGGTCCCTTGGCCCTAGCCAGCTTGGAGCACAAGCTCCTTTTCTGGGTAGACACG ACCATCCGGCGGCTGCAGGAGAAGACGGAGCAGGAAGCTGCCCAGAGAGCATCTCCGGCGGCCCCTGCAGATGGGGTGGCCCCAGCGCAGCCTTCG TGCCCCACACGCTGGTACTGGAAGCTGGTTCCT ATTCGATATCGCAAGGACCGCGCGGTGGCCCGACGTGCCCCCTGCTTTCCGACGGTGACCAGCCTCCAGGACCTGGCAAGTGGGGCTGCGCTGGCTGCCACAATCCACTGCTACTGCCCCCAGCTCTTGCGGCTTGAGG AGGTGTGCCTCAAGGACCCCATGTCTGTGGCAGACAGCCTGTACAACCTCCAGCTGGTGCAGGACTTTTGTGCCTCCCGCCTCCCTCGGGGTTGCCCGCTGTCCTTGGAGGACCTTCTCTATGTCCCACCGCCCCTCAAG GTCAACCTGATGGTGCTGCTGGCTGAGTTGTTCACGTGCTTCGAGGTGCTGAAGCCCGACTTCGTGCAGGTCAAGGATCTGCCTGATGGTCACG CCGCCTCCCCCCAGGCCACAGAGGCCTCTACTCCCCAGAACAACAGCGGCAGCAG CTCTCCTGTCTTCAATTTCCGCCATCCACTCCTGTCACCTGGGGGCCCCCAGTCCCCACTCCGAGGATCCACAG GCTCGCTGAAGTCCTCCCCGTCCATGTCCCACATGGAGGCCCTCGGCAAAGCCTGGAACCGTCAGCTCAG CCGTCCCCTTTCCCAGGCTGTGTCGTTCAGCACCCCCTTTGGCCTGGACAGCGACGTGGATGTTGTCATGGGAGACCCCGTCCTACTGCGCTCCGTCAGCTCAGACAGCCTGGGTCCCCAGCGCCCTGTGCCAGCCCGGACCCCCGCACAGCCACCCCCGGAGACTGGCGACCTGCCTACCATCGAGGAGGCCCTGCAGATCATCCACAGTGCCGAGCCCCGGCTGCTGCCAGACGGGGCTGCCGATGGCAGCTTCTACCTCCACTCCCCCGAGGGGTCCTCCAAACTGCCGCTGGCTTCCCCCTACCCACCAGAGGGCACCTCAAAACCACTGCCTGAGGGGCCCACCAAAGTACCTGCCTACTTGCCCCACCCCGAGGGCCCCTCAAAACCGGCTCCCTGCCCAGCTGGGGAGGTATCAAAACCACCAGCCCTGCCTGAGGGCTCCCCAAAGGTGGCAACTTCGTCCCCAGCAGCCAGCAACTCTGAAGTGAAGATGACCAGCTTTGCTGAACGCAAGAAGCAGCTGGTGAAGGCTGAGGTCGAGGCTGGGTCCCCGGTGGCTACCCCAGGGGCACCGGAGGCCCTGAGCTCGGAGATGAGTGAGCTTGGAGCCCGGCTAGAGGAGAAACGCCGGGCCATTGAGGCCCAGAAGCGACGGATTGAGGCCATCTTTGCCAAGCACCGCCAGCGACTGGGCAAGAATGCTTTCCTGCAGGTGCAGCCCCGGGAGGCCGGTGGGGAAGCGGAGGCAGAGCTAGGCCCGGCCCCTGGCGGGGAGCGGCCAGCGGGTGAGGGCCAGGGTGAGCCGTCCCCACGGCCAAAGGCGGTGACCTTCTCACCAGAACTGGGCCCGGTGCCCCCCGAAGGACTGGGGGACTATAACCGGGCAGTGAGCAAGCTGAGTGCAGCGCTGAACTCTCTGCAACGGGACATGCAGAGGCTCACAGACCAGCAGCAGCGGCTCCTGGCCCCACCCGAGCCCTCCGCGGCTGCCCCTACTCCTGCTGCCGCCGCGTGGGTCATCCCTGGTCCCACAACGGGCCCCAAAGCTGCATCCCCCAGCCCCGCCCGGCGCACCCCAGCTGCCCGGCGCAGCCACGGGCCGGGCCCCAGCCCCGGCCCCAGCCCCACACCCCGCAGCCCCAAACACGCGCGGCCAGCAGAGCTGCGGCTGGCACCCCTGACCAGGGTGCTCACTCCCCCACACGACGTGGACAGCCTTCCCCACCTGCGCAAGTTCTCGCCGAGCCAGGTGCCGGTGCAGACGCGCTCCTCCATCCTCCTGGCTGAGGGGCCGCCCCCTGAGGAGCCTGCAGCACGGCCTGGCCTCATCGAGATCCCACTGAGCAGCTTGGAGGAGCCAGCGGCTGAGGACGAGGGAGATGGGAGCCCCCCTGGGGCTGAGGACTCCTTAGAGGAGGAAGCGTCTTCAGAGGGAGAGCCCCGCACCGGACTGGGCTTCTTCTATAAG GATGAAGACAAGCCCGAGGACGAGATGGCCCAGAAGCGGGCCAGCCTGCTGGAGCGGCAGCAGCGGCGAGCAGAGGAGGCGAGGCGGAGGAAACAGTGGCAGGAGGCCGAGAAGGAGCAGCGGAGGGAGGAGGCCTCGAG GCTGGCCCAGGAGGAGGTGGCCCCCAGCCCCCCTGCACCCACAGCTCCTACGGCCTCTGCTGCAACCCCAGCCCCAGCTGCCCGGGCCCCCCCTGAGGAGGAGGTGGGCCCCCGGCGGGGGGAGTTCACACGGCTGGAGTATGAACGCCGGGCCCAGCTGAAGTTGATGGACGATCTTGATAAGGTGCTGCGGCCCCGGGCAGCGGGGAGTGGGGGGCCGGGCCGCGGCGGTCGGAGGGCCCCTCGGCCACGCTCTGGTTGCTGTGATGACTCGGCCCTGGCTCGGAGCCCAGCCCGTGGACTGCTGG GCTCTCGGCTCAGCAAAATCTACTCTCAGTCCACCCTGTCTCTGTCCACGGTGGCCAACGAGGCCCCCGGTAGCCTTGGCGTGAAGAGGCCCACGTCTCG GGCTCCATCTCCATCTGGCCTCATGTCCCCGAGCCGCCTGCCCGGCAGCCGTGAACGTGAGTGGGACAATGGCAGCAACGCATCTTCCCCGGCCTCAGTGCCTGAGTATACGG GTCCGCGGCTGTACAAGGAGCCGAGTGCCAAGTCCAACAAGTTCATCATCCACAATGCCCTGTCACACTGCTGCCTGGCAGGCAAGGTGAATGAGCCACAGAAGAACCGCATTCTTGAG GAGATCGAGAAGAGCAAGGCCAACCACTTCCTGATCCTCTTCCGCGACTCGAGCTGCCAGTTCCGGGCCCTGTACACGCTGTCCGCAGAAACGGAGGAGCTGTCACGGCTGGCGGGCTACGGCCCCCGCACGGTCACACCAGCCATGGTCGAGGGCATCTACAAGTACAACTCAGACCGCAAGCGCTTCACGCAGATCCCCGCCAAGACCATGTCCATGAGCGTGGATGCCTTCACCATCCAGGGACACCTCTGGCAGAGCAAGAAGCCCACCACCCCCAAGAAGGGCAGCAGCACCCCCAAATAG